The Gordonia mangrovi genome includes the window TCGAGCAGGGCGATGTCGGGTGCGAGGCGATCGGTGATGCCGGGGCGTTGGATCTTCACCACCACCTCCTCCCCGGAGTACAGGGTGGCGGTGTGTACCTGGGCGATCGACGCCGACGCGATCGGGTCGACGTCGAAGGTCGCGAAGACGTCCTCTGGTGCGCGCCCGAGTTCGGCGATGAACAGTGCCCGGATTTCGGCCGGATCGGCCGGCGGTACCCGGTCGAGCAGCGACTCGAATTCGGTGGCGAGGGTCTCGGTGAACACACCCGGGCTCGATGCGATCAGTTGCCCCAGCTTCACATAGGTCGGGCCGAGATGTTCGAAGGTGGTGCGGATCTCATGGGCGACCAGGGCGGGGGCCGGCGTTCTGCCGTGGATGAAGCCCTGCGCGGTGTGGAACACGAAACGCCCGACTCCCGCCGCGGCGTGTGCGGTGGCCGCGCCGAACCGGGTGAGCTCGGTCAGCGGCGACACCGTGGGCAGCTGCGCGCGGAGGGCGGGCCCGGGGGCATTGCGGCCGTCGTCAGCGGAATTCTGCGTTGTCACCATCGGCAAGTGTAACGATCGGGACCTGCGGATCCCAGGTGACGAGCCGATCAGACTGCCGCGAGTGCTGTGCGACGTCGTTCGTACCAGCTGGTGAGGAGGCCGTTGCGGGGAGCGAACAGGTAGATCAGGGTGAACATCACACCCTGGGTGACCACCACCATGCCGCCGGGTGAGACGTCGGCGCCGTAGCTGACGTAGATGCCCACCACGGTTGCCCCGACGGCCAGCGTCGGTGCCAGCACCAGCATGTGTCCGAACTTGTCGGTGAGCAGGTGCGCGGCTGCGCCGGGGATGATCAGCATCGCCACGACCAGGATGACGCCGACGATCTGCAGGGCCACCACGCAGGTCAGTGCCAGCAGGCCGAGTAGCAGAGCGCCGAGCCGGCGGCGCGACAACCCGATCGCGTGTGCATGCACCGGGTCGAAGGCGAACAGGGTCAGGTCGCGGCGTTTGGCCACCAGCACGGCGGTGACCGCCGCACCGAGGATCACCAGTTGCCAGAGGGCCGAGCCGCTGACCCCCAGCACGTTGCCGAACAGGATGTGTCCGAGGTCGGTCTGGCTCGGGGTGGCCGACACCAGCACGAGGCCGAGGGCGAACAGAGTGGTGAACACGATGCCGATCGCCGCGTCCTCTTTGACGCGGCTGGTGTCGCGGATCGTGCCGATGAGTGCGACGGCGAGGAACCCGAAGATCACCGCGCCGATCGCGAACGGCACCCCGACGATGTAGGACAGCACCACACCGGGCAACACCGCGTGCGAGACGGCATCGCCCATCAATGACCAGCCGATCAGCACGATCCAGCAGCTGATCAGAGCGCACACCGCCGCCGCGACGGCGCTGGCGAAGAAGGCGTCGCGCATGAACGACAGGGTCCAGGGTTCGACGAGGAACTCGATCATCGGCCGACCTCCGCGTCGGTTCGGGTGGGGTGGTCGCGGCGTTCGGTGACGTCGACACCGAAGGCCAGGGCCAGGTTTTCCGGTCGCAAGGCCTCCTCCGGGGTGCCGTGCACCAGGACGCGCTGCATCAACAGGACCGCTTCGTCGGCGAAGGAGGGGAGGGTGGACAGGTCGTGGGTGGAGATCAACACG containing:
- a CDS encoding metal ABC transporter permease, producing the protein MIEFLVEPWTLSFMRDAFFASAVAAAVCALISCWIVLIGWSLMGDAVSHAVLPGVVLSYIVGVPFAIGAVIFGFLAVALIGTIRDTSRVKEDAAIGIVFTTLFALGLVLVSATPSQTDLGHILFGNVLGVSGSALWQLVILGAAVTAVLVAKRRDLTLFAFDPVHAHAIGLSRRRLGALLLGLLALTCVVALQIVGVILVVAMLIIPGAAAHLLTDKFGHMLVLAPTLAVGATVVGIYVSYGADVSPGGMVVVTQGVMFTLIYLFAPRNGLLTSWYERRRTALAAV